The Drosophila suzukii chromosome X, CBGP_Dsuzu_IsoJpt1.0, whole genome shotgun sequence DNA window CATCTATCCAGTGGCCAAATAGGCCTTTTAAAATTCATCAAGAGCCATTTAGCAATAGTTTCCTCGTTAAGCAGTTTTACTTTTGAGCACTCATTGGTTGTTTATTCGAAAGTTTATTAGGCAAATAGTTATGCCAACTATAGCAGTGCAGAAAGTGCTCGTTAAAATTCGTTAGTGCCCCAATGGCAGCATAAGACCGATGGTTATTCCCTTATTGTTCTCTCGATAAACCAGTCCGCCATAAAAATTAACGTACCTTAGGGGCGTTGTTTGTTCATTGACCTCCATCTCCATACCAATTAGCCGCAATTAGCGCGGCCAATTGATGGATTTCGATTACGAATCTGAAAAATCCAAGTCCGAGTCCGATTTCGTATGGCCTATCTGCCATAATTAATGGGGCGAGCGGGTGTGGGTGAgttgtaattgcgaagtaaaTCGATTCTTTCCCGCCTCGTTGGCCTTAAATCGATCGATCAAGCGGATCCGATCGGATCGTAACGCCGAATTTTCCAAAGAGCACCTATGCACCCATGcacaacaaaaagaaaaaaaagaaagggaCGGTAAATGGAAAATAAGAGGTGGAAAATCGGATGGCCAAGGCAACAAACCCATCAATCCCGGGGTCCGATAaacagatagtcagatagtCAGGATCaagatagatagatatagACAGATGAACCGAACGAACGAAAAGTGTATCTCTGTATCTTTTTGGTGCTGATTTGTATCTTTTTTGCGGCTCTTTTGCAGGTCAAATGTTTCTTATGAATCGATTTTTCGATGGCGAATTTATGACATTTGGCCTGGAAGTGATAGATTATATGGAGACCGATCAGGAAGATCGCATGGATCCGATGATTTACATATTTCCCAGAATGACCAAatgtacattttttaaatatggtTCAAGTGGGGAGGTGAGTAACGAATGCAGCTCTCTACAAACCCAAGAATCAAATAATAATTGAATCTGTTCTTCTAGGTGGAGAAACACGACGCCATTTGCATTTTACCATTAAACGTTGTTAATGAGAAGATTTACATTTTCCTTTGGTTTTGGTTTATATTATTAACGTTTCTCACATTATTAACGCTAATATACAGGGTGGTGATTATATTCTCTCCTCGAATGAGGGTCTACTTATTTCGTATGCGATTTAGGTGAGTTCTGCGGACAGTAGAGGGGTGTACTGGGGATGATATGGGGATAACTTAGGCAAGAGAAAAATAAGCCAGAACTGAGGTTAACATAGGgggtctaaaagtatgcagcaaTCCGAATCCATTTCTTGCTGCTTTACCTTTAGGCACCCccaaaaatgatttaaaaaatgtagcaCTTATCCCCTTATCAAATCTAGTGAGCCCCAAAAATCCGtttcttacatttttttaaaacacatTTACCTAACAATCTCTTTCCAATTGCAGGTTAGTGCGTCGTGACGCTATTGAAATAATCGTTCGTCGTTCGAAGATGGGCGATTGGTTTTTGTTGTATTTACTAGGTGAAAACATAGATACAGTTATATTTCGTGATGTTGTACAGGACTTAGCGAATCGTTTAGGACATAACCAACACCACAGGGTGCCTGGCTTAAAAGGTGAAATACAGGATGCATGATATTGGGAGTATTAGAAGCAATACAAAATGCAATTTGTCGTCTCCATTTGAAAACCATCgaaatcaacaacaacaagaacaagacTAAGAAAGAAAAATTACAACCACAATGGAATCTAGAGATCTTCGCAGCAGCCGCTTCATAACAAACTCAACACACCgctaaaaaatctttaaaaaacgtATCTCAAAAATACAACCAAAAAAACTATCGTCAGCTCGCAGTCAGTCATAAATCAGCATTTACAACCATGATCGATAGTCGATTGAAACACACCCAAAAACCACAGGGCATAGAACCACAAAAGAAGTACAGAACCAAATGGAAGCGGAATGAAAGCAGAAGGAAAATGGAAGAAAATAGGAAAACATCAAAACAGCCACGCAACGAGAGGAATTTGGAAACAAAATCAATGTCAATCAATTAATGTAACGAAAATAAGTAAATGGATAATGGATAATCGAAGGAGAGAGAACGGAAGTCCTGCGACTTCCGGACAGGACTCCCAGGCCGGTGGCAAGTAGCGCCTGCCGTCGGCCAGGGGTCACAAGGTCACAAGGTCACAAGTCACAAGGGATCGCTTGGGAAATCAGCGATCGGCGACCCATAGAACAGTTGCCCAAAGGACAAGGTCAAAGTGTGAGGAGAACAGCAACAATGGACAGCACCGGAAACGGACagacacgcacacacacacagacgaCGCAACACTCACACACAACCACGCTTATAGCGACATCACTCATACGCCCCGTAGAACACACCGCACTTTGCTTGTCATGCAGCGTTAACTAAACCAAACATCAACAAAGTCGAGACGACGCCCGCGGAAAATTGCATTTCTGTATTAACCCCAATGAGAAATCGAAAACgtagaagaagaagatgagAAGAAAAACGAGAAAATCGATGATCAGCATCACTTTCACCGAGGAAAAGCAGGAGCAGCCACTTAAACGAGACGCTACAGCTACAACAACTCGAAAGAACAAcagtaacaacaacaaaagcggCAAATGAAAGTCAAGAAAATCGCAAGTGGAAATCGCAGAGAGGAGTAAcagtttaattaaattaaattcaattcaattaaattacTTATTACAATGATATCTTGAAGTGTTCATGTATTCGAATGTAGGTTAACTAAGTCAAGCATACAAATAATtctacatatatgtataatatatatattatatatatatataaacaatttttttttctaactCTAAGCATTTGTATTACCCGCTAAACAAATgaacaacaaaacaaaagaaaacaaaaacgaaaagaaacgacaaaaaaaacaatgaaaaATCAACCAAAAAAAGGCAAACTGAAAACAGAATTTTTTGTATACAGAAAtgaaagaaaattaaaaaccaaaatgAGCAGATAGAGAGTAAtaagaaagaaaaaacaaaggcCGAGGAGTAACGAACAGAAAATATCAGTAAATATCAAAGAAAGTTCAGAAAATACCATACCGAATACCGAAAAACCGAAACAAAAGATACATTTACATAGTTTAATTAGAAGAAACTATAGCGCGCATCACATTATATAAccgaaaaaccgaaaaactgAAAACCGACCGAACAGAACTCAACTCCCAACTCACAAAGAcaaacggaaacggaaatgttttaagctcacacacacacacacacacacacacacacacacacacaccacacacacGTATACAGCATGTAAagcatatataaatatatataactatcaATCGATCGTTTAGCAAAAGAGAGCAGCCAACATTCGCAGCATAAATCAATTAACTCCACTAATAATAGAGCATACTcaactctctctctctacAAAAATACGCCTAGTACTCAAGCGGAAAATGCGAAAATTCCCCAGGAAAATCGGGCGGAACACTAACGCTTTGCCACATGATTCAATTGTAAACATAACGATAATAATACTATTATACCGCTAGCGAATAAAGTCCCAAAAATGAGGGTTCAGCTCAGGAGTTCGACAATTCCCCTAAAGTCAGTATGTACGTGTAGGCATTGCAGGTGGCCGCCCCGCATGGAGACCTTCCTATAGGAGTAGGAGAAACCCCTCCGAAAGTTAGTCTTCACCCATCCATGAGTTCATCATGTGCTACAAATCGTAATATCCGTCCAGAAAACCTTTTGAAGCGCGCCTCCCTTCTATACTTTCTATATCCGCTGGGAGATCCCATCCTGATTCcgatctctctctctctcttttggaaaCCCGATCCTTGATCTGGGTTCCAAGCGACTTCCGTATCCCCCAAGAAATGGACCAAAGAACCAGTCACCCCCTCGCATTTTCCACATCTCTCAAAGGACGACCAACAAAATAAGTACACAGCCAGAAAAAGCCAAGCCAGAGATGCAAATCTAACAACAAATGTCACTGCCAACAAAACCAGTTAAAGTAAAATCAAGTTAAAATAGTTAAAGACCGtatatgaaaaaaaaactaaatggGAGAGGGTCTAGAATGGAGGGTTTTTCTCGCGGGGCTGAGCCTGCAATGCCTAAAGTACACCAAAAAGCGAAAGGAATTTACCCCCGAAGATTGTTCCTTGTCACGAAAAATCAGGAATTGCCGGTATGGACCTGCTCAACCTCTCACTCCTTTCGGGAATTACTTTCGGATTTCGGACTTGGGACTTAGAATCATCTAATTTGAGTGCTTTTTTCCGTCTACTCACACTACTCAGCATACTCAAGACGCATTACGATTTAGAGGGAGGAGGAGAAGAAGGTGGGGGCAATGTTGAAGcgaaaaaacaataaatgtaACAATAAATGGTAATAAGTAATTTTAGCGTACTTTTTTTTAACAGCTTATAGCCAACTAAGTGAAGTAATTGTAATTCTAGTTCAAACTGAACCATTTTTGTCtgcgtttttttttcttcgtgGATTCGTAGGTTAAGtcacacacacatacagatacagatacaaccACACGTAAAACACAACCAAAACCACAAACAGTAAACGAAAAGCAAATGTATAAATATCGAGTATACTTACACTGTAATTATAGGGGGGCGAAATAAGAAGGAATACCATACCAAAACGTAAGCATATTACAAGGAAATTGCCATTAGTCGATAGTGTTAAAGCGATACGTATATGATCTACAATGCTAGGCTaatgaaaaaccaaaaaaagaaaCGAAAAGGAGGAAGGAATATTAGTGTAGCTCAAGATGGAATCTCTCGTATCTCGTAACTCGTAACTCCAACTAAAAGCAATTGTAAAATATCGTAACAGGTCTAGGGGCGatcaaacaaacaaacaaaagcaaaagcaaatgcaaatgcaaacgaacaaaaaaagcaagactttatttttcaaagtgtTTGCCGCAATATATAAAATGTACTAGCTGAATCTAGAGGTTAAGAAGGACATTTCATAGACGCAATCCTAGAAGCAATAAGCACaggcggaaacggaaatgaaaatgaaagcAGGAACGAAAGCGGAAGCGGAAACAGGCATCGATGACTTTTCACCACGTTTCAACACCTCCGGTACAGTTCTGTCCACTTTTCACCACACAGCACGGCACTTCtccctccctctctctctcacACCCTCTTATCCCGTCTCTTTTACACTAATCTTTAAACTATTTCCAAACTTAACAGCCTGTTTCCACTACAATCATCTTATGTCGAAATTGTATCAAATGCAAAGTGTGAACAGTGCGATTTTACTCACAAAGTCAGTGGAAACAGGCCATCTCTCTTGTTCATCCCATTTTAAACATCTGTAAAATATTGGAAaattctgtttcttgcttttcAGTGACCCGGAATCTCAGAATATGTGTTTGTCCTTTGTTTGTTCATTTGCTTGtcaatttgtttgtttgtttgttggcTTGTTCCCGGTCCGAATTTAGTTTCTGCCATATTATTTGTGTATAATTATTATGTATTCTTTGGTGGCTAAGTTAAAGCTTAAGTTCTGTAACTTCTACCGTACTTTCTCACTCATTTGTTCTTTCGTGCAATAAAAACGAGACTTGTATACATATCATTGtttatttggttttatttttggggTTGCCTTACATATTATCCACTCACTTCCACCCACTCTTCCTCTCTCTCTATCTTTATCCCTGTCTCTGTCTTTCTTTCTCAGCACCAgcacaacaacagcaaaacaaaaaaaaaacgaagaagAAAGTCAATTTCTCACGGCTCAAAAACGCAATAAAAAATGAACCAAGAAATCGAATCGAACTAAAAGCAACAATTAGTGAAGCATATTGGTGAAATACTCGTAACTTATATTTTAAATCGAATTAGTGAGTGATTAGCGCAACGGTAAcgataaaaatacaatttagtTGAATTCCCTAGcagaatcgaatcgaatcgaataGTGAGAACTTTTTATTAGGAAGCGAAAGCATTTTTTAATTGTATACTAATCGAATCAAAATTGTAAagaacaaataaacaaatattgcATACAAATTGAAACTGCCAATTCACATTCTCAGACAAATTTTTACGAAGCTAAAGCTAAAACCAAAACCTTACAACACCCAATTAATAGCACTAAgcgaaaatatacaaaattgcTGAATATTACAACCGACAAGCGAAACATAATCGATAAATCGTAAAATCGAACTCGTATCTAGATCAATAACTATGCCCACGACTTTGACTTTGACGCTCCTTCGTTTCGTTTTTTCCGATTTTCGATATCCGATAGCCAATACATCCGATAGTCAGTCGATAGCCTATATCGGATTGCGGCTCAGGCTTACTTTAGTCACTTAGCGTATATATcaatttgtgtgtgtgtgaacaAATAGCAGACAATAATTAGTGAAGGGAACTTTTTAGGCGAGATCGGGGGTCCAGGACTGAAATGCCGAGGGAAAGCTTTCCACTATTCCTGGACTaagggggcgtggctgggGATTTTTACAAGCAGCTAATTTATTGTCTTCCAACATAGCATAAATGATTCACTTTAGTCAAAATACTGTGTTTGCCAGCTTAAGTGTGAAttagttttaatttgttaCTGTTAATTTCCTTTActgtttgtttattgtttttattaaattctaTACTAATGCCACGTCCCATGATCTCAAAGGCTTGAAAGTGATAGAAAGAGATTTATTTCGTTGGTGGCCCAGAGTTCAGCAGCAAAGTTAGCGAGCAGCATTTGATGGAGTGTATAGGAAACTGCCTTAAAGTGATTTTCAAGTAAGACCGATCGATCAACCAGCAAACcgtgtatatatattatatagaGGCCGAGAGTCGAGTCGGTGagcattttttttactaaaagCAACTTACGAGTAAGCCTAACTTTTAACACAAGGACAACCCTTACACACGACCTGTACATAgccgacatacatacatacatacatacaaacgAACACCCtgcatatatataaaaatatatatatacaagcATATACCTATATATAAAGTGTTTTATAACGAAGTGGATTAGTTGGTAACTGTAGAGCGAGACATCTTTAGCAAAATTACACCTAAGTTTTCCAGATTCAGATGACTTTTTAACCAGACAAAAGCGAACGGCAAAAAGCAGCAGGCTGGCAGGTAGACAAATTatgaaattataatattatgaaattataaaattacATAGAAAAGCAGTCAGAGTAAGGAACTATTTGTATTTCAACTTGTTTTCCACGAGATCCTAAGTTTAGTCAAACGT harbors:
- the shakB gene encoding innexin shaking-B isoform X5 encodes the protein MLDIFRGLKNLVKYVGNPIDCVHTKDIPEDVLNTYCWIQSTYTLKSLFLKKQGVSVPYPGIGNSDGDPADKKHYKYYQWVCFCLFFQAILFYTPRWLWKSWEGGKIHALIMDLDIGICSEAEKKQKKKLLLDYLWENLRYHNWWAYRYYVCELLALINVIGQMFLMNRFFDGEFMTFGLEVIDYMETDQEDRMDPMIYIFPRMTKCTFFKYGSSGEVEKHDAICILPLNVVNEKIYIFLWFWFILLTFLTLLTLIYRVVIIFSPRMRVYLFRMRFRLVRRDAIEIIVRRSKMGDWFLLYLLGENIDTVIFRDVVQDLANRLGHNQHHRVPGLKGEIQDA